A part of Paenarthrobacter sp. A20 genomic DNA contains:
- a CDS encoding MarR family winged helix-turn-helix transcriptional regulator has protein sequence MDSEGHSKGYWYGKDPGQKAIAIDVLNALRDYRASEQAMRRRTRSSMGMGEKDLLALRYLFEAEAAGKVMKPKDLGDKLGITSASMTTLIDRLVESGHIRREPHPTDRRALILKATPGSDQEVRHTLGGMHRRMLDAACALSPDESQIVVNFLQHMREALDTLDEEPGDQPRS, from the coding sequence ATGGACTCGGAAGGCCACTCAAAGGGCTACTGGTACGGCAAAGACCCAGGTCAGAAGGCCATTGCCATTGACGTACTGAACGCCCTGCGCGACTACCGCGCCTCCGAGCAGGCGATGCGCCGGAGGACGCGTTCGTCCATGGGAATGGGTGAGAAGGACCTGCTGGCCCTGCGTTATTTGTTCGAGGCAGAGGCCGCCGGCAAGGTGATGAAGCCGAAGGACTTGGGCGACAAGCTGGGGATAACGTCGGCGTCCATGACCACCCTGATCGACCGTTTGGTGGAATCCGGCCATATTCGCCGCGAACCCCACCCCACTGACCGGCGGGCCTTGATCCTGAAGGCCACTCCCGGTTCAGACCAGGAAGTGCGGCACACCCTGGGCGGAATGCACCGCCGGATGCTGGATGCGGCGTGCGCGTTGAGCCCGGACGAATCCCAGATCGTGGTGAATTTCCTCCAGCACATGCGCGAGGCCCTGGATACCCTTGACGAAGAGCCCGGGGACCAGCCCCGTTCATGA
- a CDS encoding MarR family winged helix-turn-helix transcriptional regulator, which yields MGEETVDHKALAVCMIDISSDIRRKSLNETGLRPISNGLLEILRVVESHPGVTVAEVAARLGRQLSNISSQLRELVASGLVTRVKDASDKRYVSLHPTDESRRIKALLENGWADAIIAASARLLPEEREQIAASLPALQRLASFLSEPEMDPAHPKLPHPRNT from the coding sequence ATGGGAGAAGAGACTGTGGACCACAAGGCCCTGGCCGTCTGCATGATTGATATCTCGTCCGACATTCGCCGCAAGTCACTGAACGAGACCGGCCTCCGCCCCATCTCGAATGGTCTGCTGGAAATCCTTCGCGTTGTTGAAAGCCATCCTGGTGTCACCGTTGCCGAGGTGGCGGCCAGACTTGGGCGGCAGTTGAGCAACATCAGTTCCCAGTTGCGCGAGCTCGTAGCTTCCGGCTTGGTCACGCGGGTCAAGGATGCCTCAGACAAGCGCTACGTTTCCCTCCACCCCACGGACGAATCCAGACGGATCAAGGCGCTCCTGGAGAATGGGTGGGCTGACGCCATCATCGCGGCGAGCGCCCGCCTGCTTCCCGAAGAGCGCGAGCAGATCGCGGCCAGCCTTCCGGCGCTGCAGCGGTTGGCTTCGTTCCTTTCAGAACCTGAGATGGACCCGGCACACCCCAAGCTTCCGCACCCCAGGAACACGTAA
- a CDS encoding RidA family protein, producing MTRHQVTTDLAPSPAGPYSQAIVANGFLFTAGQTPHDPMTDERVGITIEEQTIQAMKNLGEVLGAHGLDFSHVVKATVHLHHPGRDFEGFNAIYEKYVVAPYPARTTVGSFLGDFLVEIDVVAAIP from the coding sequence ATGACCCGTCACCAAGTCACCACGGACCTCGCACCCAGCCCGGCCGGTCCCTACTCCCAGGCCATCGTGGCCAACGGATTCCTTTTCACCGCAGGCCAGACCCCGCACGACCCCATGACGGACGAACGCGTCGGGATCACCATCGAGGAACAAACCATCCAGGCCATGAAGAACCTGGGTGAGGTCCTGGGTGCCCACGGTCTGGACTTCTCCCACGTGGTTAAGGCGACCGTGCACCTGCACCACCCGGGGCGCGACTTCGAGGGCTTCAACGCCATCTATGAAAAGTACGTCGTGGCTCCTTACCCGGCGCGGACCACCGTTGGTTCGTTCCTGGGTGACTTCCTGGTGGAGATCGACGTCGTGGCGGCCATCCCGTAA
- a CDS encoding prenyltransferase produces the protein MTYLWLALVFIAAAVVAGVVFARHGAFPGEAGRHWKAVGLAFAALVVLTAVFDSVMIGMELFHYDASHILGVKVGLAPIEDFAYPLAGVVALPGLWMWLTRKRKQPSEGGAEPGLKGLVPQALLASRPVSWINTAYPFAAAMLLTTREIDWVLVVGTFYFLIPYNLAMYGINDVFDYESDLKNPRKGGIEGALLQPRLHRPMLWLAAITNVPFLLLLAVAGGPAAWLSLAVSAFAVVAYSVAGLRFKERPVLDSLTSSTHFVSPAVVGLALAGANVTPGLIVVLAAFFLWGMAAHAFGAVQDIEPDRQAGIGSIATVIGARRTVRLAVVLWFVAGLAMLATPWPGPLAAIIAVPYIVNCAPYRNVTDTTAARTNVAWRRFIWLNYGSGFLVTLILILQWSLTS, from the coding sequence ATGACGTACTTGTGGCTCGCGCTCGTCTTCATCGCGGCGGCAGTGGTGGCCGGCGTGGTTTTTGCCCGCCATGGCGCGTTTCCCGGCGAGGCAGGCAGGCATTGGAAAGCGGTTGGCCTCGCGTTCGCGGCCTTGGTTGTCCTGACCGCTGTGTTCGACTCCGTCATGATCGGCATGGAGCTCTTCCACTACGACGCATCGCACATCCTTGGCGTCAAGGTAGGACTCGCGCCGATCGAGGATTTCGCCTATCCGCTGGCCGGCGTCGTGGCACTTCCAGGACTGTGGATGTGGTTGACGCGCAAGCGCAAGCAACCCAGCGAGGGCGGCGCGGAACCGGGGCTCAAGGGCCTTGTCCCCCAAGCATTGCTCGCATCCCGCCCGGTCAGCTGGATCAACACTGCCTACCCATTCGCCGCGGCCATGCTCCTGACCACCCGCGAGATCGATTGGGTGCTGGTTGTCGGCACGTTCTATTTCCTGATCCCCTACAACCTGGCCATGTACGGGATCAACGATGTCTTCGATTATGAGTCGGACCTGAAGAATCCGCGCAAGGGTGGGATCGAGGGTGCGCTGCTCCAGCCCCGGTTGCACCGGCCCATGCTGTGGCTCGCGGCGATCACCAATGTGCCGTTCCTGCTGTTGCTCGCCGTCGCCGGAGGACCAGCCGCATGGCTGAGCCTGGCCGTCAGCGCCTTCGCCGTTGTGGCCTACTCCGTGGCCGGCCTGCGCTTCAAGGAACGCCCGGTCTTGGACTCGCTGACGTCCAGCACGCACTTCGTGAGTCCCGCCGTCGTCGGCCTTGCCTTGGCCGGCGCCAATGTGACACCGGGCTTGATCGTCGTGCTGGCGGCGTTCTTCCTGTGGGGCATGGCCGCGCACGCCTTCGGCGCCGTCCAGGACATCGAGCCCGACCGGCAGGCCGGCATCGGCTCCATAGCGACAGTCATCGGTGCCCGACGAACGGTGAGGCTCGCCGTCGTGCTCTGGTTTGTTGCCGGTCTGGCAATGTTGGCCACGCCGTGGCCCGGACCCCTGGCGGCGATCATCGCCGTCCCGTACATCGTTAACTGCGCGCCTTACAGGAACGTGACGGATACGACGGCGGCACGCACCAATGTGGCCTGGCGGCGGTTCATCTGGCTCAATTACGGTTCAGGGTTTTTGGTGACCCTGATACTGATCCTGCAGTGGAGCCTCACATCATGA
- a CDS encoding MFS transporter, protein MASQLLETSGGQAQANTPAPPGGKGNIGWRALPFLALAQFMVVLDGTIVNLALPRLQMEMGISDSTRSWVVTAYALVFGAFLLLGGRISDFWGRKRTFITASAGFAVASLIGGLAQQPWELIGARALQGIFAALLAPAALALLTVAFPGGKDRGTAFAIFGSISGVGAAVGVLLGGFLTEFVSWRWCFFVNVPIAVIALIGVWTLVGESKAGGSTKYDWPGVVLAALGLGSLVYGFANAEHGWGAVESWGFIAAGALLLVLFVAVERKVKNPLLPLRVATERNRAAAFLASFLAGAVLIGGILFINFYLQIVLGFAPFAAGIASLPMTVVLIITAGVAAKNLPRLGAKVPSAVGPVFMAAAMLWLTQVTPDGTYAVNMLPALILMGIGLGLVFVPMQNLALFGVDKDDAGVASALVNASQQIGGSLGIALFSAIAAATTAAATTTAAGGGPLTALTSGYSMVFLWAAGVAVLITPLTLLLIRIDRRSFSGTSDTPHVHLG, encoded by the coding sequence GTGGCATCGCAACTACTGGAGACATCGGGCGGACAAGCCCAAGCAAACACACCAGCCCCACCGGGCGGTAAAGGCAACATCGGCTGGCGGGCCCTACCCTTCCTGGCCCTCGCCCAGTTCATGGTGGTCCTGGATGGCACCATCGTGAACCTGGCACTCCCCCGCCTCCAGATGGAAATGGGCATCAGCGATTCCACCCGCTCCTGGGTGGTCACTGCGTACGCCCTCGTCTTCGGCGCCTTCCTCCTCTTGGGCGGACGGATCTCCGATTTCTGGGGACGGAAGCGGACCTTCATCACGGCCTCGGCAGGCTTCGCGGTGGCATCACTCATCGGCGGACTGGCCCAGCAGCCCTGGGAACTCATCGGGGCCCGCGCACTTCAGGGCATCTTCGCTGCCCTCCTCGCGCCGGCGGCCCTGGCACTCCTGACGGTAGCCTTCCCCGGTGGCAAGGACCGCGGCACAGCCTTCGCCATCTTCGGCTCCATCAGCGGCGTCGGTGCAGCGGTGGGAGTTCTGCTGGGCGGCTTCCTCACCGAATTTGTCTCGTGGCGGTGGTGCTTCTTCGTCAACGTACCTATCGCGGTCATCGCGCTGATCGGCGTGTGGACCTTGGTGGGCGAAAGCAAAGCGGGAGGCTCCACCAAATACGACTGGCCCGGCGTCGTCCTTGCCGCCTTGGGCCTGGGCTCATTGGTCTACGGCTTCGCCAACGCCGAACACGGCTGGGGTGCGGTGGAATCGTGGGGCTTCATTGCGGCAGGTGCGCTGTTGCTGGTACTTTTCGTCGCCGTCGAACGCAAGGTCAAGAACCCGCTGCTTCCGTTGCGCGTCGCCACCGAGCGTAACCGCGCCGCTGCATTCCTGGCGTCCTTCCTTGCCGGAGCAGTGCTGATCGGCGGCATCCTGTTCATCAACTTCTACCTCCAGATCGTTCTGGGCTTCGCCCCGTTCGCGGCCGGAATCGCATCCCTGCCCATGACGGTGGTGCTGATCATCACGGCGGGCGTTGCGGCGAAGAACCTGCCCCGACTGGGCGCCAAGGTCCCCAGCGCAGTGGGTCCGGTCTTCATGGCCGCAGCCATGCTGTGGCTCACTCAGGTCACGCCGGATGGGACGTACGCGGTGAACATGCTGCCTGCGTTGATCCTCATGGGCATCGGATTGGGCCTGGTCTTCGTCCCCATGCAGAACCTGGCCCTTTTCGGTGTGGACAAGGACGACGCCGGGGTGGCCAGCGCCCTGGTCAACGCTTCGCAGCAGATCGGCGGATCGCTGGGCATTGCACTCTTCAGCGCCATAGCGGCTGCTACCACCGCGGCAGCGACCACTACGGCAGCTGGCGGCGGTCCCCTTACGGCGCTGACCTCGGGCTATTCAATGGTGTTCCTTTGGGCGGCCGGGGTGGCGGTTTTGATAACCCCACTCACACTCCTCCTGATCAGGATCGACCGCAGGAGCTTCAGCGGAACAAGCGATACCCCGCACGTTCACCTGGGCTGA
- a CDS encoding ABC transporter substrate-binding protein, translated as MKNLPAKLGLPTVVVTAALMLAVTACSPTGNASASNPSGDAAAAGTGVPALEVNQAAVDLLPESIKASKVLRVAIPTNEPPTQFYREGTQEMTGTNPDVARLIGEALGVKVDIQVANFDSIIPGLAADRYDMTVSSMTPTEKRMEVLDFVDYMQIGNAIAVPKGNPAGIKDENALCGKKVGLLTGSYQLTVNVPSYDEACVAAGKEAIQKSEFQDTRQAISALTSGRLDTVLADSPILNYAATQNPQIEVARTYEFAPVGVGMPKESGLVKSVSAALDVVIKSESYIKVLGKYGLETSAITDARVNFAQ; from the coding sequence ATGAAGAACTTGCCTGCCAAACTCGGCTTACCCACCGTCGTCGTCACGGCAGCGCTCATGCTGGCAGTGACGGCATGCAGCCCCACCGGCAACGCATCGGCGTCGAACCCGTCCGGCGACGCAGCCGCAGCGGGGACCGGCGTCCCCGCGCTGGAAGTCAACCAAGCCGCCGTCGACCTTCTTCCGGAGTCCATCAAGGCTTCCAAGGTCCTGCGCGTGGCCATCCCCACCAACGAACCGCCAACGCAGTTCTACCGCGAAGGCACGCAGGAAATGACCGGAACCAATCCGGATGTGGCCCGTCTCATCGGCGAGGCATTGGGTGTCAAAGTGGACATCCAGGTGGCAAACTTCGACTCCATCATTCCCGGCCTTGCAGCCGACCGCTACGACATGACGGTCTCCTCCATGACCCCCACTGAAAAGCGCATGGAAGTCCTGGACTTCGTTGACTACATGCAAATCGGTAACGCGATCGCTGTTCCCAAGGGCAACCCGGCAGGCATCAAGGACGAGAACGCACTGTGTGGAAAGAAGGTAGGACTCCTCACGGGCTCGTACCAGCTGACCGTCAACGTTCCTTCATACGACGAAGCGTGCGTCGCGGCCGGCAAGGAAGCCATCCAGAAGAGCGAATTCCAGGACACCCGGCAGGCAATCTCCGCACTGACCAGCGGACGGCTGGATACGGTATTGGCTGACTCGCCCATCCTCAATTACGCAGCTACCCAGAACCCGCAGATCGAGGTTGCCCGTACGTACGAGTTCGCTCCCGTAGGGGTGGGGATGCCTAAGGAATCCGGCTTGGTGAAGTCCGTTTCCGCCGCCCTGGACGTCGTGATCAAGAGCGAGTCCTACATCAAGGTCCTCGGTAAGTACGGCCTGGAGACCAGCGCCATCACCGACGCCCGCGTCAACTTCGCCCAGTAG
- a CDS encoding class I SAM-dependent methyltransferase, giving the protein MINQQQLWDDDAAQQYDTPGQGMFSPDVLGPTVEVLSELASGGPAVEFAIGTGRVAIPLLEAGVPVSGIELSHAMIARLREKVGEDQIRVVQGDMSEASIGGNFTLAFLVFNTIANLLTQDQQVRCFENAAGHLAPGGRFVIELWVPQLRSLPPGHGGTVEVSEPGYLLVDTYDVLRQHVVSHHVRFGSELSDGREALIGRTPHRYIWPSELDLMARIAGFELESRWADWDRSEFTAESRSHVSVYRLIERP; this is encoded by the coding sequence ATGATCAACCAGCAACAACTCTGGGACGACGATGCCGCGCAGCAGTACGACACTCCCGGGCAGGGGATGTTCTCCCCTGACGTACTTGGCCCCACCGTGGAGGTGTTGTCGGAACTCGCGTCGGGAGGTCCCGCCGTCGAGTTTGCGATCGGAACCGGGCGCGTGGCCATCCCGCTCCTGGAAGCCGGCGTGCCGGTCAGCGGCATTGAGCTGTCCCACGCCATGATCGCGCGCTTACGCGAAAAGGTGGGCGAGGACCAGATTCGCGTGGTTCAGGGCGACATGTCCGAGGCTTCAATAGGCGGGAATTTCACCCTGGCCTTCCTGGTGTTCAACACCATCGCGAATCTTCTGACACAGGACCAGCAAGTCCGGTGCTTCGAGAACGCTGCCGGCCATCTCGCCCCCGGCGGTCGGTTTGTCATTGAACTCTGGGTCCCACAACTGCGTTCACTGCCCCCGGGACATGGGGGAACGGTGGAAGTGAGCGAGCCCGGCTACTTGTTGGTGGACACTTACGATGTGCTCCGCCAGCACGTTGTCTCGCACCATGTGCGGTTCGGCTCTGAGCTATCCGATGGGCGTGAGGCCCTGATTGGCCGGACGCCACACCGCTATATCTGGCCGAGCGAGCTCGACCTCATGGCACGGATAGCAGGTTTTGAACTGGAATCCAGGTGGGCCGACTGGGACCGCAGCGAATTCACCGCTGAGTCCCGCAGCCACGTATCGGTGTACCGGCTCATAGAACGCCCCTAG
- a CDS encoding tryptophan-rich sensory protein has translation MATASSDLARQITVTVSLAVCIIGSMIGVGVFGGTPIAQAAGGALSADSTLLAPATPAFSIWSVVYTGLVAYTVWQWLPSQQANPRQRSLGWIVAVSMVLNAAWILSVQAGWLFVSVLVILALLVSLVLAFLRYSQSRAASWVEAVVVDGTLGLYLGWTSVAVCANIAAALKAFGFLGFGLRPEIWSVAVLVVVAVVGVALAIKGHGRLALAAAIAWGLVWITVGRSTDAPESFPTAVAAAVAAALVLGAAITVRARTVLAGR, from the coding sequence ATGGCAACAGCAAGCTCCGACCTCGCCCGGCAAATCACGGTCACCGTGAGCTTGGCGGTCTGCATCATCGGCTCGATGATCGGCGTGGGGGTGTTCGGCGGCACCCCGATTGCGCAGGCAGCGGGCGGGGCTTTGTCCGCCGACTCCACTCTGCTGGCTCCGGCCACCCCCGCGTTCTCCATCTGGTCCGTGGTGTACACCGGCCTTGTTGCCTACACGGTGTGGCAGTGGCTGCCGTCCCAGCAGGCCAATCCGCGGCAGCGCTCCCTCGGCTGGATCGTGGCCGTGTCCATGGTCCTGAACGCCGCGTGGATCCTGTCCGTGCAGGCTGGGTGGCTCTTCGTCAGTGTTCTGGTGATCTTGGCGCTGCTGGTGTCCCTCGTCCTGGCGTTCCTTCGCTACAGCCAGAGCCGCGCTGCCTCGTGGGTTGAGGCAGTTGTGGTGGACGGAACCCTGGGGTTGTATCTGGGCTGGACCAGCGTGGCCGTGTGCGCCAACATCGCAGCAGCTTTGAAAGCGTTTGGTTTTCTGGGCTTCGGACTGCGTCCTGAGATCTGGTCCGTCGCTGTGCTCGTGGTGGTGGCGGTCGTCGGTGTCGCCTTGGCTATCAAAGGACACGGGCGCCTCGCCCTGGCAGCCGCCATCGCGTGGGGCCTCGTCTGGATCACGGTCGGCCGCAGTACCGATGCACCCGAGTCCTTCCCGACGGCGGTCGCGGCGGCCGTCGCTGCTGCCCTGGTTCTCGGGGCGGCCATCACGGTGAGGGCCCGGACTGTGTTGGCAGGCCGCTAG
- a CDS encoding amino acid ABC transporter permease: MHNQPPVPDTKEPATAASGDSIPVVPLKHPVRLALAIVLILVALSAAWDVAVNERYRWDVVVSYLFAPQILAGAGLTIVLTVVSMTVGIALGTLLAIMRLSDNPILSTISRAYIWFFRGTPLLVQLIFWYNIAALYPVIAFGLPFGGPSMVLGSANVLISPLGAALLGLSLNEAAYMAEIIRGGIGSVDKGQYDAARALGMSGGKLMNRVILPQAMRVVLPPTGNQVISMLKGTSLVSVLAISDLLYSAQIIYANNYQTIPLLIVASLWYLLMTTVLSFFQNKLERRYGRGFDSAPRRIRKPKTRTA, encoded by the coding sequence ATGCACAATCAACCCCCAGTCCCTGACACCAAGGAGCCGGCGACAGCGGCTTCCGGAGATTCGATTCCCGTAGTGCCCCTGAAGCACCCGGTCCGCTTGGCCCTGGCCATCGTCCTCATCCTTGTTGCGCTGAGCGCCGCCTGGGATGTGGCGGTGAACGAGCGTTACCGCTGGGACGTCGTGGTGTCCTACCTGTTCGCCCCGCAGATTCTTGCCGGCGCCGGACTGACAATCGTGCTGACAGTGGTGTCCATGACCGTCGGCATAGCCCTGGGTACGCTGCTGGCCATCATGCGGCTTTCCGACAACCCGATCCTGAGCACCATCAGCCGTGCCTACATCTGGTTCTTCCGCGGTACGCCGCTGCTGGTCCAGCTGATCTTTTGGTACAACATTGCAGCCCTTTACCCGGTGATCGCCTTCGGTCTTCCGTTCGGGGGACCGTCCATGGTCCTGGGCTCGGCCAACGTGCTGATCTCACCGCTGGGGGCTGCGCTCCTGGGATTGTCCCTGAACGAGGCCGCGTACATGGCCGAGATTATCCGCGGCGGCATCGGCTCCGTGGATAAGGGCCAGTACGATGCAGCCCGTGCCTTGGGAATGAGCGGTGGCAAGCTGATGAACCGGGTCATCCTGCCCCAGGCCATGCGGGTGGTCCTTCCGCCCACCGGCAACCAGGTCATCTCGATGCTGAAGGGCACGTCCCTGGTGAGTGTCCTGGCGATTTCGGACCTGCTCTACTCGGCCCAGATCATCTACGCGAACAACTACCAGACCATCCCGCTGCTCATTGTGGCCAGCCTCTGGTACCTGCTCATGACCACTGTCCTGAGCTTCTTCCAAAACAAACTTGAACGCCGTTACGGACGTGGCTTCGACTCAGCACCCCGACGGATCCGTAAGCCTAAGACAAGGACAGCATGA
- a CDS encoding sigma-70 family RNA polymerase sigma factor has protein sequence MAVQTTPCPNGGDPASAEPLSDQQLLALVRGGDVAAFGELFIRYRRVGSFVARAESDNPFDAADVVGEAFAAVFQATIKGKGPVESFRPYLLTTIRRMAHRKNQTSARLVLTDSSAMDALAFAGDDHVLGTHETIILVQAFRDLPRRWQDVLWYVDVEGLKPAQAGPLLGLTPNAVSALALRAREGLLQRYLQKHVGEPTIQSCAQYLKHFGRYVRNGLSGNAQARIRQHADHCHHCSAVLAELRELQVSMGANAKGQPASGGVLVRGD, from the coding sequence ATGGCAGTCCAAACGACGCCCTGCCCAAACGGTGGTGACCCGGCTTCCGCAGAACCACTGAGCGACCAACAGCTGTTGGCGTTGGTGCGGGGAGGTGATGTTGCAGCCTTCGGGGAACTGTTCATCCGGTACCGGCGGGTGGGAAGTTTCGTGGCCCGCGCGGAATCAGACAACCCCTTTGACGCCGCAGACGTAGTGGGTGAAGCTTTTGCCGCCGTCTTCCAAGCGACCATTAAGGGCAAGGGTCCTGTGGAGTCGTTCCGGCCCTACCTCCTGACCACCATCCGCAGGATGGCCCACCGAAAGAACCAGACGTCCGCCCGGCTGGTTCTCACTGACTCCAGCGCGATGGATGCCCTGGCCTTTGCCGGTGACGATCACGTCCTGGGGACCCACGAGACCATCATTTTGGTGCAGGCCTTCCGTGATCTTCCCCGGCGCTGGCAGGATGTGCTCTGGTATGTGGACGTTGAGGGTCTCAAGCCGGCACAAGCCGGCCCGTTGCTGGGGCTGACCCCGAACGCCGTGTCCGCGTTGGCCCTGCGTGCACGCGAGGGGCTCCTGCAAAGGTACCTGCAGAAGCATGTGGGCGAGCCCACCATCCAGTCCTGCGCACAATATCTGAAGCATTTCGGCAGGTACGTCCGCAACGGCTTGAGCGGAAATGCGCAGGCCAGAATCAGGCAGCACGCGGATCACTGTCACCACTGTTCAGCAGTCCTGGCGGAACTGAGGGAGCTTCAGGTTTCCATGGGGGCCAACGCCAAAGGCCAGCCAGCCTCAGGAGGCGTCCTTGTCCGGGGCGACTGA
- a CDS encoding HNH endonuclease, translating into MEQIRGMQTPPDAALVPVSRHWTDETTPRVSDLITLLGAIPLGTASRELIDQIRGLEDLKSAIVGLQARAAVAFDFAQRQEQAAAGVPASERGHGVGAQIALARRESPNRGSRLLGMAKALVTEMPHTMAALESGQLNEWRATLLVKETACLSAEDRCAVDEELSADTGTFEGKGDRAIIAAAKAAAYRRDPRSVAQRAAHASTERTVTLRPAPDAMTYLTALLPVAKGVAAYTALTRAADSARSAGDPRIRGQVMADTLVERITGRRGGISGIDLQLVMTDRTLLQGDSEPARLEGYGIVPAEWARKLLRAGSGALSEQDPAPRQEPAPTRDDELTVWLRRLYTAPATGELLSMDSKARLFPPRLRRFIETRDDTCRTPYCDAPIRHIDHVVPWHSGGTTTLANGAGLCEACNHTKENPGWTAKTLPEGVHTLEIRTPTGHSYQSKAQPLPGHNYGHVAAPPPASRVPTLEQQQQSHQRQSQHNRRRHIKRAKAGKFHRRKKRVPA; encoded by the coding sequence ATGGAGCAGATTCGGGGCATGCAGACACCGCCAGACGCGGCGCTTGTTCCTGTCTCGAGGCATTGGACCGACGAGACCACGCCTCGGGTTTCTGATCTCATCACGCTCCTGGGCGCGATCCCCCTCGGCACCGCGAGCCGGGAGCTTATCGACCAGATCCGCGGGCTTGAAGACCTGAAGTCCGCCATCGTGGGGTTGCAGGCCCGTGCCGCGGTGGCCTTTGACTTCGCCCAACGGCAGGAGCAGGCCGCGGCGGGTGTGCCCGCGTCCGAACGGGGCCACGGTGTTGGGGCGCAGATCGCGTTGGCCCGGCGGGAATCCCCGAACCGGGGCTCGCGACTCCTGGGCATGGCGAAGGCGCTGGTGACAGAGATGCCGCACACCATGGCAGCGCTGGAATCGGGCCAGTTGAATGAATGGCGGGCCACGCTGCTGGTCAAGGAAACAGCATGCCTGTCTGCGGAGGACCGCTGCGCCGTGGACGAGGAACTCTCCGCAGACACCGGCACGTTCGAGGGGAAGGGCGACCGGGCGATCATCGCCGCGGCGAAGGCAGCCGCCTACCGGCGTGATCCGCGTTCCGTTGCCCAACGCGCCGCCCACGCTTCCACCGAACGGACCGTGACCCTGCGCCCGGCGCCGGACGCCATGACCTACCTGACCGCCCTCCTTCCGGTCGCGAAGGGTGTGGCGGCGTACACCGCTCTGACCCGGGCTGCTGACTCTGCCCGTTCGGCCGGGGACCCCCGGATCCGGGGCCAGGTCATGGCAGACACCCTCGTCGAGCGCATCACCGGCAGGCGCGGCGGGATCAGCGGAATCGACCTGCAGCTCGTCATGACCGATCGAACCCTCTTACAGGGCGACAGCGAACCTGCCCGGCTCGAAGGCTACGGAATCGTCCCCGCTGAATGGGCCAGGAAGCTACTTCGCGCCGGAAGCGGGGCCCTGTCCGAGCAAGACCCCGCACCAAGGCAGGAGCCGGCGCCAACGCGGGACGACGAGCTAACCGTGTGGCTCCGCCGGCTCTACACCGCGCCGGCCACAGGCGAACTCCTGAGCATGGACTCCAAAGCGAGGCTCTTTCCACCACGACTCAGGCGTTTCATCGAAACCCGTGATGACACCTGCCGCACCCCATATTGCGACGCGCCCATCCGGCATATCGATCACGTGGTCCCTTGGCATTCCGGCGGGACCACCACCCTGGCCAACGGGGCCGGACTCTGCGAAGCCTGCAACCACACCAAAGAAAACCCCGGCTGGACGGCGAAAACCCTCCCCGAAGGTGTCCACACTCTCGAAATCCGCACACCCACCGGTCACAGTTATCAATCGAAGGCCCAGCCTCTGCCCGGGCATAATTACGGGCACGTGGCGGCGCCTCCACCGGCAAGCAGAGTTCCCACGCTTGAACAGCAACAGCAGTCACACCAACGGCAGTCCCAGCACAACCGACGCAGGCACATCAAGCGCGCGAAGGCAGGCAAGTTTCACCGGAGAAAGAAGCGGGTCCCAGCCTAG
- a CDS encoding amino acid ABC transporter ATP-binding protein has product MTTAMVEARGVRKNFGVIEILKGIDLRVEKGSVTCLIGPSGSGKTTFLRCINHLEKVDAGRLYVDEHLVGYAERNGKLYEMKERQTARSRLNAGMVFQRFNLFPHMTVLENIIEAPVHVLGRPRREVVVEAQALLDRVGLGDRGHSYPQELSGGQQQRIAIARALAMKPKLMLFDEPTSALDPELVGEVLDVMKSLAEAGMTMVVVTHELGFARQVADQVVFMDGGVVVESGPPEQVLGDPQHERTKAFLSKVL; this is encoded by the coding sequence ATGACTACCGCCATGGTGGAAGCCCGGGGAGTCCGGAAGAACTTCGGCGTTATCGAAATCCTGAAAGGCATCGACCTCAGGGTTGAAAAGGGATCGGTGACCTGCCTGATCGGTCCGTCCGGTTCCGGCAAGACCACGTTCCTTCGCTGCATCAACCACCTCGAAAAGGTTGACGCCGGCCGGCTCTACGTGGACGAGCACCTGGTGGGCTACGCAGAGCGCAACGGGAAGCTCTACGAAATGAAGGAACGCCAAACGGCCCGCTCACGGCTCAATGCCGGCATGGTGTTCCAACGCTTCAACCTCTTCCCGCACATGACCGTGCTGGAGAACATCATCGAGGCACCCGTGCACGTTCTTGGCCGGCCCCGGCGTGAAGTTGTTGTCGAAGCCCAGGCCCTGCTGGACCGGGTGGGCCTGGGTGACCGCGGGCACTCCTACCCCCAGGAGCTCTCCGGCGGGCAGCAGCAGCGCATTGCGATCGCCAGGGCCTTGGCCATGAAGCCCAAGCTGATGCTCTTCGACGAGCCCACCTCCGCTCTTGACCCCGAACTGGTGGGCGAAGTCCTGGACGTGATGAAGTCCCTGGCTGAAGCAGGAATGACCATGGTTGTGGTCACGCACGAACTCGGTTTCGCCCGGCAGGTGGCCGATCAGGTGGTGTTCATGGACGGCGGCGTGGTGGTGGAAAGCGGCCCGCCCGAGCAGGTCCTGGGCGATCCGCAGCACGAACGCACCAAGGCGTTCCTCTCCAAGGTTTTGTAA